In Subdoligranulum variabile, the genomic stretch CAGGGGGTGCCCGCGGTGGTCATGACCAGTTCTTTCATGCCGCAGGTGGCGGAAGTTTTTACCAGTGACAAAGCCATTGCTGCCCTGGAAAGCGGTAAGATCGTTGTCTTCGGCGGCGGGACCGGCAACCCGATCTTCTCGACAGATACGGCCTCGGCACTGCGTGCGCTGGAGATCGGCGCTGACGCTATGTTCAAGGCGACGATGGTGGATGGGGTATACGACAAGGATCCGCATAAATATTCCGATGCGGTGCGCTATGACACCCTGACTTTCACCCGGGTGCTGGATGAGCGCCTGGCGGTGATGGATTCCACTGCGGCAACGCTGTGCCGTGACAATGGTCTGCCCATCGTTGTCTTTGATCTGGGCGAGCCGGCCAACATTGCAAAAGCCGTGCAGGGCGAGCGTGTGGGAACCATCGTCAAAGAGTAAGAAAAATTCATAAAATGTGCCTATACTACTATAAAAACTAAGGAGAAATTGCCATGAGCAGCACGACCAAACCTTTTGAAGAAAAGATGAACGCCAGCGTGGACCATCTGGTCCGGGAGCTGGCTTCGATCCGCGCCGGCCGCGCCAACCCTGCGGTTCTCGACCGCGTCACGGTGGATTATTACGGCAGCCCCACGCCGATCAACCAGATCGCCGCTGTGTCCGTGGCGGAAGCACGGATCCTGACCATCACCCCCTGGGACCGCCAGATGCTCAAGCCCATCTCCAAGGCGATCCAGACCAGTGATATCGGCATCAATCCCATTGATGACGGTCAGGTGATTCGGCTGGTGTTCCCGGCCCCCACCGAGGAACGCCGCAAACAGCTGACCAAGGATGTTCAGAAACAGGGCGAGGAAGCCAAGGTCGCGGTGCGCAACGTCCGCCGCGATGCCATGGATAAGTTCAAGGCCATGAAGAAGGCCGGCGAACTGACCGAGGATGACCAGAAGAAACTGGAGGAAGAAACCCAGAAACTGACCGACAAGTACGTCAAGATGATTGACGAGACTTGTGCTGCCAAGAACAAGGAAATCATGGAAGTCTGATTGCATCGGAACTTCCTCATCGTCTGTGCGGGCATGCCGATGGGCACGCCCGCATAGGCTGTTATGAGTATTTGTATTATTCCATCCGTGAAAGGGAACCACCGTATGAAGACCCGCGTCATTACCGCCGTCGTCGGCCTGGCTTTGCTTGCTGTCGTACTGGCATTTTTCAACACCATCCTGTTTGATCTGGTGCTCACTGCCGTTTGCCTGATTGCCATTCATGAAGTATTTTCCGCCATGGGATTCGGCAAAAAGCAGTGGTATCTCTATGCTGTGGCTGTGCCGTACACGCTGCTGATCATGCTCACGACTACCCAGGCGGCCCGCATGCTGGTGCTGCCGGTCAGCTTTCTGGTGGTGCTGTTTTTCAATATCTGCCAGATTGCACAGGTGCAGAAACTGGATTTCGGCAAACTGGCAGGATACGTCTATTTTTCCGGGGTCATTATCTTCTGTTTTTACTCTCTCATTCACCTGAAACGGATGTTGCCTTTTGAAACATACCGCTACGACGCCGTATATTTTATTCTGTTGATTCTCTGCTTCGCCTGGGGCGGCGACACCGCCGCCTACTTTGCAGGGCGTGCCTTTGGCAAGCGCAAGCTGGCACCGATTGTCAGTCCCAACAAGACGGTGGAAGGTGCCATCGGGGGTGTTGTGGGCAGTATCATTGCCGGAATGCTGCTGACGGCGGCTTATACGCTGCTTTCTTCCGGATATAATGTGATCAGTATCCAGATGCGTCCCAAACATTACCTGGTGTTGCTCTTCATGGGAGCCATCGCCTCGGTGCTGGGTATTCTGGGAGATTTGTTTGCCTCGGCAGTCAAGCGTCAGTCGGGCATCAAGGACTACGGTACGATCTTCCCGGGACACGGCGGGATTCTGGACCGTTTTGACAGCGTGATGTTTATTGCCCCGTTTGTGGCGATTGTCGTGCGTTATTTCTTCTATGTACTGTAAAATAAAGGATGAAAAATCATGAGTAAGACCATCACTCTGCTGGGCTCCACCGGTTCCATCGGTACCCAGAGCCTGGATGTATGCCGCATGCACGGTTATTCGGTTTTTGGTCTGGCAGCGCATTCCCGCGTGGATAAACTGCTGGAGCAGATTCAAGAATTTCATCCGCGCTATGTCGTGGTTGTGGACCCGGACGCTTTCCGCAAACTGGAAGGAGAACTGGCCGGGCAGCCCGATGCACCGATACTGATGCAGGGGCCTGACGCATTGCGGGAGCTGGCCGCCATGGACGGCCCGGATGTGGTTCTCAACGCGGTGGTCGGCATTGCGGGTCTGGATGCCTCGCTGGCAACCATCGAGAGCGGTCATGATCTGGCGCTGGCCAACAAGGAGAGCCTTGTTACCGGCGGTCACCTGGTAACCGATGCGGTCAAACGCAACGGTGTGCACCTTTTGCCGGTGGACAGTGAGCACAGTGCCATCTTCCAGTGTCTGCAGGATGCCCACAGCGCCAAAACGCTGGAGAAAATTTTGCTGACAGCGTCGGGCGGCCCGTTCTTCGGCATGACCACCGAGGAACTGCGCGGCAAGACCAAGGCGGATGCGCTGCGCCATCCCAACTGGAACATGGGAGCTAAAATTACCATCGACTCGGCGACGTTGATGAACAAAGGTCTGGAACTGATTGAAGCGGCATGGCTGTTCGGCCTGCCGGAAGACAAGATCCAGATTGTCGTTCAGCGCGAGAGCATCATTCATTCGGCGGTTCAGTTTGCCGATCATTCCATCATTGCCCAGCTGGGCGTGCCGGATATGCGCATCCCCATCCAGTATGCCCTGACCTGGCCGGAGCGCCTGCCCAGCCCGGTCCCGGAGCTGGATTTTACAGCGCTGACCAAGTTGAGCATTGCCACGGCGGATGAGGAAACTTTCCGCTGCCTGGCCGCCTGCAAAAAGGCCATCCGTAAGGGAGGTCTTGCACCCTGTGCGGCAAACGGCGCCAATGAGGCGGCGGTTGCCCATTTCCTGCGGGACGAGATCGGATTTCTGGATATCGGCCGCCTGGTGGAAGGCATGGTGGACAGCGACAGCTTCGGCGGTGACTACACCCTGGCTGACGTACATGAATGTGACCGGATGGCCCGCGCGTATGTGGAAGCCCATATTTGAGATTTGAGAGGTGCCTATGACTGCATTGCTGACCGGGCTGGTATCCCTGCTCGTGTTCGGGGTTGTCATTTTGGTGCATGAGCTGGGCCATTTTTGGGCGGCCCGGCATTGCGGCATCCGGGTGGAGGAATTTTCCATCGGATTTGGCCCAAAGCTGTTTGCCTGGAACCGCGGCGGAACCCGGTATACATTGCGGCTGATCCCGCTGGGCGGGTACAATCTTTTTGCCACGCCGCCGGATCCAGATGAGGACGGGGAAGAAATACTTCCGGTTCGTCCGCCGGAACGGAAGAAAACGCTGTTCCCGGTAACGGTGCGCGGTCTGGAATTCGAGCAGGCCGGAGCCTGGCAGCGCTTCTTTGTGACGCTGTGGGGAGCAGTGATGAATTTTCTGCTCGGGCTGATCGTTCTGCTTGTGTTGGTTTTCAGCATGGCGAATCTGGGCGGTACTACCATCGCTCAGTTCGTGGATGGCGCTTCCAGCAGCCAGACCGGGCTTGAGCTGGGGGATACCGTTGTGGCTGTGGACGGTAACCGGGTGCGCACCGCCAATTCCCTGGCACAATTGTTTGACGGGACATCAAAACAGCATACGATGACGGTGCTGCGCCAGGGAGAAATCGTAACGCTCCATGATGTGACGGTGGCCCCCACTACCGATGAAAACGGCAACGTCATCAGCGGTGTGGATTTCCGCGTGGCGGCGGTGCCCAAGACGCTGCGCAATGTGCTGGTACAAACCGGGGAATTCTTTCAGTATTACAGTACAGCCATTCTTGGAGGTTTCTGGGAACTGGCTACCGGACGGGTCGGCGTCGACCAGCTATCCGGCCCCATCGGTACGGTTTCAGCGGTCAGCCAGGCGGTACAGTACGGCTGGCGGGACGTTCTTTCCCTGATGGCTCTTCTGACCATCAACGTGGGAATTTTCAACCTGCTGCCCATTCCCGCTCTGGACGGCTGCAAACTGTTGTTTTTGTTGTTTGAAGGCCTGACGGGACATGCAGTGCCCCAGCGCTTTCAGATCGCGGTCAATACCGCGGGAATGGTCCTGCTTCTGTGGCTGATGCTGCTGGTGACGATGCAGGATATTACCAGGATTTTATAAGGAGGAGCAGCTATGACGCGCCAACTGAAACGAGAAGTCAAGATCGGAAACATTACCATCGGCGGCACCCATCCCATCACCGTACAGACGATGCTCAACGTTCCGGTCAAGGATATTGCGGGCAATGTGGCCCAGGCCAAGCGGGTGGCGGCAGCCGGCTGCCAGATCGTTCGTGTTACCGTGCCTACGCCTGCCGATGCGGCGGTGGTTTCTGCCATTAAGGAAGCGGTGGATATCCCCGTGGTGGCGGACATCCATTTTGATTACCGCGCCGCATTGGCCGCCTTGGATGCCGGGGCCGACAAGATCCGCATCAACCCCGGCAACATCGGCGATGATGACCGGGTCAAGGCGGTGGCGGATGCCTGCAATGCCAAAAATGTGCCCATCCGGATCGGTGTCAACGGCGGCAGCCTGGAAAAGCATATCCTTGCCAAGTATGGCGCTCCGGTGCCGGAGGCTATGGTGGAAAGTGCACTGTATCATGTGCGCCTGCTGGAAAAACACGATTTTGACAACATTGTCATCTCCATCAAATCCAGCAATGTCCCCCGTATGATGGCAGCCTATCGAATGCTGTCGGCGCAGACGGACTACCCGCTCCACGTGGGTGTGACCGAGGCGGGCGGCAACCGTATGGGGCTCATCAAGTCCGGCATGGGCATTGGGGGACTGCTGCTGGAAGGTATCGGCGATACGCTGCGTGTTTCGCTGACGGAGGATCCGGAAAATGAGGTCTACGCCGGATATGATATCCTGCGGGCGGTGGGCTATGCTGTGGCAGGGCCTGAGATCATCAGCTGCCCCACCTGCGGCCGGACCCAGTATCCGATGATCGAGATTGCCAACGAGGTGGAGCGCCGTCTGCGTGACGAAGGATTCAAGAAGCCTCTGAAAATTGCCATTATGGGTTGTGTGGTCAACGGTCCCGGCGAAGCATCCGATGCGGACATCGGTATTGCCGGCGGCAAGGATGAGGCCCTGCTCTTTATCCGCGGAGAAAAAGTCCGCATGCTGAAAGGGGATATCGTCGGTCAGTTCATTGACGAAATCCATAAACTGTGAGCTGCTGAAGTGCCGGAAAGGAGCCGGTCCGTCATGGAGACTCTGGTGGAGATCATCGGCACGATCCTGTTGGAAGTCCTGCAGGCAATCTGGCCGCCCATTCTGGCCATTGTCAACGGCGCGCTGGTTCTTTTTCTGGGGTTGGCGAGCTATCTTTACTATGCCGCGGACCAGCCCTTCCGGGCCGGTGGCAGTCTGGCTGCGGCCATCCTGTTTCTGGTCGTTTTCATCGCGGGATTCAAAACGGGCGTTTATAAGCGGTGTGCTGCCCAAAAACGGCAGAACGGACGCCGGAAATGATGCAAGGACTTTTGCTTATTCAGTTGCAAAGGAGCTATTTTGAAACCACTTGTTACCCAGGTCTGGCCGCAGTTTACGGCGGACCAGCAGTTCTGCAACGCCTTCGGCAGCGTACTGGTTGAGCGCGTGGAACTGCACCGTACCAAACGTCAGGTTGTTATCTGCCTGCGCAGTGCCGAACCTCTGGACCAGGCGCTGTGCGGGCGCCTTTGTGCATCCCTGCAGGAAGTATTTGCAGGGTATGAGCTGCATCTTCGCAATTATTTTTCCTATCCGAATATTACGCCGGAATCGGTCTGCCTGATGATCGAGGAACTGAAAGAAAAAGGCATGCCGGTCAATGGCTTTTTGGACAAGAACCAGCCGGTGGTGTTTGGCGAAGACGGAATTACCATCCGGGTGAACGCGGGACGTACCATTCTGGAAAGCGTGGAATTGCCCCGGGTATTGGCGGAGCTGATTCAGGAGCGCACGGGTTCACTGCCGATTGTGCGCCTGGCCGATACCGGCAACGCCCGCACCGAGGAAGAATTCGAGCAGTATCTGCAGGAAAAGACGCCGGTGGTCAAATTCGAGGCCAAGGAAACGCCGCCTGATTTCACCATTGAAGGTCTGTCCCTGTCCAACAAACCGGTCAAAGTATTCTACGGCAAGAATTTCAAACCTGCCGAGACCCGTCGTCTCAACGATCTGGGCGACGGCGGCAAGGTGGTGGTCTGGGGCGACGTCTTTGCCACCGAAGTCAAAGGCAGCCGCCGCAAGATCTATTTTACTTCCATCACCGACTATACCGGGTCGGTCAACCTCAAGATCCTGGGCGACGAAGATGCCGACATGTCCAAGTGGGAAGGGCTCAAGCCCGGCACCACGCTGATTGTCCGCGGCAATTATATGTACGACAAGTATGAGCATGATTTTGTCATCATGCCCTACGATGTGCTGCAGGTGGAGCGGGAACCCCGCCAGGACACCGCTCCCGACGGACAGAAGCGGGTGGAACTGCATCTGCATACCAAGTCCAGTTCCATGGACGGCTTCAACGATCCCGGCAAGATTGTGCGCCTGGCCCACCGGATGGGGCACCGTGCCATTGCCATCACCGACCACGGTGTCTGCCAGGGGTATCCCGAAGCGATGCTGGCGACCGACGATATTCACAAAAACGACCCGAATTTCAAGCTGATCTACGGCTGTGAAGCGTACTTTGTGGACGATATGATTCCGGCCGTTTATGGCAAGGCACAGATGCCGCTGTCCGGGTCTTTTGTGGTGTTTGATACCGAGACCACAGGCCTGGACTCCAACGTGGAGGCGTTGACCGAGATCGGTGCCGTCTACGTGGAAAACGGCAAGATCAACGAGGAAAAGAAGTTCTGCACCTTTGTGAATCCCGGTAAGCCCATTCCTCAGAAGGTTGTGGAACTGACCGGTATCAACGATGCCATGGTGGCCGATGCACCCACGCCTGAGGAAGCCATCCGTGCATTCAAGGAATTCTGTGGGGACCATGTACTGGTAGCGCATAATGCCCACAGCTTTGATATGCTCTTCATCCGCAAGGCGGGGGAGAAGGCGGGCATCAGCTTTGACGAAAACACCTATATTGATACGTTGCCCATGGGCCAGGCGCTGTTCCCGGGCCTGCGCAACTATAAGCTGGACACCATCAACAAGCACTTGGAAATTCCGCCTTTTAACCATCACCGGGCGGTGGACGATGCCATGGCCCTGGCACGGATTTTTGAGGTCATGCTCAATGACCTGCAGGAAAAGGACATCCCCACCGTGGAAGCCATCAACACCGGTCTGGGCGGCAACAAGGAAGTTCTGAAAAAGAAATACTATCACCTGATCATTCTGGTGCAGAACCAGGTTGGCCTGAAAAATCTGTATCGGATTGTCAGCGCGGCGCATACCCAGTATTTCTTTAAAAAGCCCCGCGTGCCGCGCAGCCTGCTGAACAAATACCGCGAGGGCCTGCTGCTCTCGCCGGCCTGTGAAGCAGGCGAACTTTACAGGGCAATTGTGGCCGGACAGCCCTATGAGCAGCTGCTGCGCATTGCCGATTACTACGATTATCTGGAAGTGCAGCCGCTGGGCAACAACGAGTTCATGGTCCGCAACGGCCAGGTGGACTCTATCGAGGCCATCAAAAACTTTAACCGAACCGTGATCAAACTGGGCGAGGATCTGCACAAGCCGGTGGTGGCCACGGGAGACTCCCACTTCCAGGAGCCGGAGGACTGGATCTACCGTGCTGTGCTGCAAGCGGGCAATGGCTTCAAGGATGCCGACAACCAGGCGCCGCTGTACTACCACACCACTACAGAAATGCTGGAGGACTTCAGCTATCTGCCCCAGGACAAGGCCTTTGAAATCGTTGTCACCAACCCCAACAAGATTGCGGCTACCATCGACAACAATCTGCGGGCTATCCCCAAGGGCACCTACCCGCCCAGCATCCCGGGCGCCGAGCAGGAACTGCGCGACGATACCTGGAAACATGCAGCCAGGGATTACGGCACGCCGCTGCCCGATGTGCTGCAAAAACGTCTGAAGAAGGAACTGGACTCTATCTGTGGCCACGGTTACGCGGTTCTGTATGTCATTGCTGTGCGTCTGGTGGCCTACTCCAATGCGGGCGGTTACCAGGTTGGCAGCCGTGGTTCCGTCGGCTCGTCGGCGGTTGCCCACTTCTCCGGTATTTCCGAAGTCAACTCCATGCCGCCTCATTATCTGTGCCCTGAATGCAAGCACAGCGAGTGGATTGATGACGGTATCCATATGGACGGTTTCGACCTGCCCGATAAAAACTGCCCGGTCTGTGGGCATAAGATGATCGTGGAAGGACACGACATTCCCTTCGAAACCTTCCTGGGGTTCTATGGTGACAAGGAACCGGATATCGACCTGAACTTCTCGGGTATGTATCAGTCTCATGTCCATCGCTACACGGAGGAACTCTTCGGCAAGGAAAACGTCTTCAAGGCCGGTACGGTTTCCGGTCTGCAGGATAAGACGGCCTATGGCTATGTCAAAAAGTATCTGGAGGAGCGTGGAAAGACCGTCAACCGTGCGGAGGAAAACCGCCTGGTTATCGGCTGCACCGGCGTCAAACGCACCACGGGCCAGCATCCCGGCGGCATGGTCGTTGTGCCCGATACGTTTGATATCTATGACTTTTGTGCCATCCAGCATCCGGCGGACGACGTCAAGGGCGGCCTGCTGACCACCCACTTCGAATTCAAATATCTGCACGATACGCTGCTCAAGCTGGATGAGCTGGGCCACGATGTGCCTACGTTCTATAAATACTTTGAGGAATATTCCGGTATCCCCATCGACTCGGTGCCGATGAACGACGAGAAGGTGTACAGCCTGCTCACCAGCCCGGAGGCGCTGGGGGTGACGGAGGAACAGATCGGTTCCAAGACCGGTACCTTTGGAATTCCCGAGATGGGCACCAACTTCGTGCGCCAGATGCTGCTGGATGCACAGCCTAAGAATTTCTCGGAACTGATCCAGATTTCGGGGCTGTCCCATGGTACCGACGTTTGGACCAACAACGCCGACGAACTGATCCGTTCGGGCACCTGCACCATCGCGGAAGTGATCGGCTGCCGTGACAGTATCATGTTGTATCTGCTGCGCAAAGGCCTGGAACCCAAAATGGCTTTCGATATTATGGAGGCCGTGCGTAAAGGCAAGGTGGCCAAAGGTGGTTTCCAGCCGGGCTGGGAGGAAGCTATGCGGGAACACGACGTGCCGGACTGGTACATCGAATCCTGCCGCAAGATCAAATATATGTTCCCCAAAGCCCATGCGGTGGCCTACCTGATGGCGGCCATCCGACTGATGTGGTTCAAAGTCTATCATCCGGCCATCTTCTACGCAGTGTACTTCACGGTGCGCGGCGCGGATATCGACTACGAAGCGGCCGTGGGCGGCGTGCGGGTGGCCAAGGAGCATCTGCGGGACAACGAGCGCATCCCCAAGGAGGAGCGCACCGCCAAGGATGACGATGCGCTGGTCAGCCTGCAGTTGGAAAATGAAATGCTGCAGCGCGGTTGTCAGTTCCTGCCCATCGAACTGGGCAAGAGCCATGCCAGCAAATACGTGGTGGAGGACGGCAAAGTCCGTCTGCCGTTTACGTCGCTGCGCGGCCTGGGTGAAGCGGCTGCTGTGGCGCTGGAGGAAGCTACGATCCACGGTCAGGAGTATATCTCCATCGAGGAACTGCAGCAGGCCAGTGGCGTGGCAAGCTCGGTGTTTGACAAACTTCGCTCGGTGGGCGCCCTGGGCAACCTGCCGGAAACCAGTCAGGTGGACCTTTTCAGCCTGATGTAATATGGGAAAGAACGGCAAATAAATCGCAAAAAAAGCTTGCACCATCGGCATATCTGTGTTATACTATACCCCGCATGAGAAGTTAAAGGAGTGCTATTCAATGAACTGGTATGAGATCGCTCTCGGCTGCGTTCTGATTGCAGTGTCGCTTTTGATCATCGTTTTCACCCTTGCGCAGGAGCAGAAGGGCCAGGGCCTCTCTGCCGCAATCATGGGCGAGAACACCCACATGGCGGCCGGCCGTGAGCGCGGCATCGACGCCAAGCTCGCCAAATGGACCAAGGTCTTTGGCGGTGTGTTCTTTGTGGTGGTGCTGGTTGTCTGCGTACTCAGCGCCCGCCTGTAATCGGAGAAACAGCAATCACAAAACAAAAGGGTCCGCCAAGCGCGAAGAAGTCTCTGCGCCCCGGCGGGCCGTTTTTTGTGGGAAAGTGGCGGGACGAGTCCCGCAGTTGGAAGGGCTGCACCGGACGGTGCGGCGACGTAAATTAAAGGAGCAAGTATGACACCGTTACAAAAAAGTATCCTGTCTGCTGTCAAGCGCCGTCCCATGACGCTGCGCGAGCTGCAGAACAACCTGCAGGTGGACAATTCCCGCCTGCGTACCACCGTGTCGGCTATGGTGGCCACGGGTGAGCTGTCGATGCGCAATGGCACCTATGTGCCGGGCTTTGCCACCTATCAGAATGACGCCAATCCCAACACGATTCCCTGCACGCTGGTCAAGCTGGCGGCCCGGTTTGGCTTTGCCAGCCGGGATGATGGGCAGGGAGATATCTTTATCCCGGGCCGGGCGCTGCACGGCGCCATGCCCCAGGATAAGATCGACGTCAAGCTCTTCGAGCATCCCCGTGTGGAGGGCTCTTCCGAAGGCGAGGTGGTGGAGGTCAAGGTCCCCAACAACCGTTTTGCCGGTACGGTTTGTCTGGCTGATGATGGCCGTCTGGCGGTGGAACCCGACGGATGCCGGGATGTGAAGTTCCTGCTGGCCAAGCAGGGGAGTGAAGGCGTGCATATCGGCGACAAGGTCGGTATTCTGATCACCCACCGCGGACCGCGTCACAGCGATCACCGCGCTGCGGTGGTGGAAAAATTCGGCTCCTCCGACCGTGCCGCAGAGTGTGCCAAGGCCATTCTCTACGGCCGCAATGTGCGGCAGGAATTCCCGCCGGAGGTGCTGGCGGAAGCGTACGCTTACGATAATGCGGTCATTGATCCCACCGAGGCGGCCCGTCGGATGGACCTGCGGGGCATTCCCATCTTTACCATTGACTCGGCCGAGACCAAGGATATCGACGACGCCATCAGTCTGCAGAAACTGGAGGACGGTGGCTATGAGCTGGGCGTGCATATCGCAGATGTCAGCCATTATGTCCGCCCGGGCTCGGCGCTGGACAACGAGGCTTTTGAGCGTGCTACGAGTATCTATTACGCCGATAAGGTCATCCCGATGCTGCCGACCCAGCTTTCCAACGGTATTTGCTCGTTGAATCCCGCGGAGGACCGTCTGGCTTTTTCCTGCTTGATGCGCCTGGACGGGGAAGGCAATATTCACAGCTATCATTTTGTGAAAACGGTTATCCGCAGCCGCGTGAAGGGCGTTTATAAGGAGATCAACGCGCTCCTCGAACCTGAAGAAGGGGCAGATCTGACGGAGCTGAAAGATAAGTACGCGGATGTGCTTGAGCAGCTCCCGGTGATGGACGAGCTCTATCGCAAGCGCCTGGAACTGCGCCGCAAGCGGGGAGCGATGGAGATCGAATCCGACGAGGCAAAACTGATTATCGATCCGGAGAGCGGCCGCTGCGTGGACATCGTCAAGCGGGGCCGTGGCACGTCGGAGTGCATGATCGAGGAATTTATGCTGTTGGCGAACCAGTGCGCCGCCAATGCCGGCCGCACCAACAAGGTGCCCTTTGTCTACCGCGTGCATGAGGCACCCGATGCCGAAAAGATGGAAAAACTGTCGGCCACGCTGTTGGCCTGCGGTCTGAACGCCAAGTTCAAGAATCCCATCCCCACCCAGTTGGAGTTGGCGGCGCTGCTGGATGAAACCCGTGGTCAGCCCATCCAGACGCCGGTGCACACCGGTATCCTGCGCAGCATGCAGAAGGCCCGCTATGCCCCGCAGCCCCTTGGCCATTACGGTCTGGTGCTGGCGGACTATGCGCACTTTACCAGCCCCATCCGCCGTTACCCTGACCTGGCGATTCATCGCATCCTGAGCGAGATGCTGCTGGGAGCCTCTTCGGAGCGCATCGGCAAGGACTTCAACGAGTTCGCACAGAAAGCCAGCGAGCAGTCCAGCCGGAAAGAGGTGGATGCTGTGCGTATCGAGCGCGATGTGGAAGACCTTTACAAGGCTGAATATATGCATGAACACCTGGGCGAAGTGTATACCGGCACGGTGGCCGGTATCACGCCCCGCGGTGTCTTTGTGGAGCTGGAAAACACCGTGGAAGGCTTTGTGCCGGCGGCGCAGCTTTGCAAAGGTGAGGCTCAGGTTGTGGACGGCGTCAGCATGCTGGATCCGCTTACCGGCCGCAGCTGGATGCTGGGCACTTCCATGAAGATCCGTGTGGCGGCGTCCGATGTGGCGCTGGGCCGTATCGACTTCGAGTATATGGTGGAGTAATCCTGGAAAAATAAATGGCCCGCCTGGGAGTTTCCCGGGCGGGCTATTTTGCTGGGCAAATAAAACAAAAATAAAAAAGCACCCACAGCCAAAACCGTTGGTGCTTCTTTATGGCGGAAAGAGAGGGATTCGAACCCTCGAGGGCTTTAGGGGCCCTACACGATTTCCAGTCGTGCGCCTTAGACCAGCTCAGCCATCTTTCCACAGCAGTCGTCTGACTGCATGGGCTATTATAGCAATTTATGGGGGAGATGTCAAGTACAAAATCAAAAAAAGTTTTTTCGTCAATATTCACAAAGAAAATCAGCAAAACCAACAAAAAGGCCGGAAGCTATTGCAACCATCCTTCCAAAAATGTTAAAACTATAACTAAGTTCGGTTTTATATAGATCTGGAAGAAGTGGGGGTTATTATGTATTCGGTTTTTCGGGATCTGGCGATCATCATCCTCAGCGCCAAGTTTTTTGCACTGGTGGCGCGGAAATGCAAAGCGCCTCAGGTGGTAGGTGAGATCATTGCGGGACTTCTCATCGGACCTTGCCTTTTCAACCTGGTGCAGAGCAATGATACAATCTCTGTATTTGCCGAGATCGGCGTTGTTTTGCTGATGTTCACCACCGGCCTTGGCACCAACCTCAAGGAACTGCTGCGGGCGGGACCTATTGCAACGCTGATTGCCTGTGTGGGTGTGGCGGTGCCTCTGGCAGGCGGCACGCTGCTGTACAGCCTGTTTTACGGTTTTGCTGCCGTTGGTACGGTGGAGTTTTACCGGGCGTTGTTTATCGGCACCATCATGACGGCCACCAGCGTCTCCATCACGGTGGCGACGCTGCAGGAACTGGGACATCTGAAAAGTTTTCTGGGCACAACCATTGTCAGCGCGGCGGTTATCGATGATGTCATCGGCATTGTGGTGCTGACCTGCGTTATCGGCGCCAGCTCCGGCGAGGGAACCGGCCTTGGACAAGTGCTGCTGAACACCGTCCTCTTCTTTGTGGTGGCCATTGTGGTCGGTATTGTGATCCACTACGCGATGCAGTGGCTGGACAAGCGCAACCCGCACACCCAGCGAATCACCATTGTCAGCCTCGCGTTTTGCTTTGCCATGGCATATGTGGCGGAACAGTATTTCGGCATCGCGGATATTACCGGCGCATATATTGCCGGTATCGTGCTCTGCACCATGGAGGATGCGTCCTATGTGGAGCGCCGTGTGGATATCAGTAACTATGTGATTTTCGCACCGGTCTTCTTTGCCAGTATCGGCCTGAAAACCGATATCAGCGGTCTGACGCCGGACATCCTGCTGTTCTGCG encodes the following:
- a CDS encoding ribonuclease R family protein, whose translation is MTPLQKSILSAVKRRPMTLRELQNNLQVDNSRLRTTVSAMVATGELSMRNGTYVPGFATYQNDANPNTIPCTLVKLAARFGFASRDDGQGDIFIPGRALHGAMPQDKIDVKLFEHPRVEGSSEGEVVEVKVPNNRFAGTVCLADDGRLAVEPDGCRDVKFLLAKQGSEGVHIGDKVGILITHRGPRHSDHRAAVVEKFGSSDRAAECAKAILYGRNVRQEFPPEVLAEAYAYDNAVIDPTEAARRMDLRGIPIFTIDSAETKDIDDAISLQKLEDGGYELGVHIADVSHYVRPGSALDNEAFERATSIYYADKVIPMLPTQLSNGICSLNPAEDRLAFSCLMRLDGEGNIHSYHFVKTVIRSRVKGVYKEINALLEPEEGADLTELKDKYADVLEQLPVMDELYRKRLELRRKRGAMEIESDEAKLIIDPESGRCVDIVKRGRGTSECMIEEFMLLANQCAANAGRTNKVPFVYRVHEAPDAEKMEKLSATLLACGLNAKFKNPIPTQLELAALLDETRGQPIQTPVHTGILRSMQKARYAPQPLGHYGLVLADYAHFTSPIRRYPDLAIHRILSEMLLGASSERIGKDFNEFAQKASEQSSRKEVDAVRIERDVEDLYKAEYMHEHLGEVYTGTVAGITPRGVFVELENTVEGFVPAAQLCKGEAQVVDGVSMLDPLTGRSWMLGTSMKIRVAASDVALGRIDFEYMVE
- a CDS encoding cation:proton antiporter; its protein translation is MYSVFRDLAIIILSAKFFALVARKCKAPQVVGEIIAGLLIGPCLFNLVQSNDTISVFAEIGVVLLMFTTGLGTNLKELLRAGPIATLIACVGVAVPLAGGTLLYSLFYGFAAVGTVEFYRALFIGTIMTATSVSITVATLQELGHLKSFLGTTIVSAAVIDDVIGIVVLTCVIGASSGEGTGLGQVLLNTVLFFVVAIVVGIVIHYAMQWLDKRNPHTQRITIVSLAFCFAMAYVAEQYFGIADITGAYIAGIVLCTMEDASYVERRVDISNYVIFAPVFFASIGLKTDISGLTPDILLFCVCFVIVALVTKIVGCGLAAKICRFNWGDSFKVGVGMMTRGEVALIVAQKGLEVGVVDPVYFTAVILLIVVSSVATPLVLKNLFVKMPPQPHPNQIQA